tccgagagcgacatcgtcttatggtcagcgacgggatgatgaagtcactgagctgcgtagagagtccgctcagctgcgtaacgagttgaccgcgacaaaatctcgtatgggtggagtcgagggtttcttggacgttattgcggccacaaatccggaatgggagtccatgttgaggaacatgcgacaacaacatcccattcaaggcgagtcatccgacgtacataacgaggcggatgttacgaggaggagtgatgaattctaccgggcgatgaacgacccttagtttttttttttggttgttgtattatataaattcaaaacttatttatatataaaatattttcatattgatttatttttattttaaattttaatttattattaaattaaataattttaattattttttaattatatttttaaattctgtaaaaataataaaaacgaagtaaattcgtagctaatgtacgacctctttacgtggaaaccttacgaggaaatgacgagaaacaattaacgactattttacgaggaaacatttgcgaggaaataacgaggaaaagtttacgagtatttaacgaggaaatcgtttcgtggttgttacgtgtattttgcgaggaaactctttcaaggtatttacgtgtaggttaCGAGGAACTCATTTCGAGGTATATACGaagaattgtagcgacgtccttgcgtggaatattgacgtggtctttacgacgaatcgccttacttcgtctttacgacgaaatatattcctcgctaagttacgacgaattagcgaggaaatatatGTTACGACGGACGAGCAAACGCGCttcctcgctatttcgtcgtaaagcctcttttaagacgaaataacgaggaaaaccgccctcgttaaggttatgttttcttgtactgatatatatatatatatatatatatatatatgaatataattaatacaaatatttttagttactaATCGGTAAAATTAACCGCGTAAAATGTGAGTCCTaatctaaaatatgataatagtTTATACACCAGGTTTGGcttaatattttatatcttGCGATTACATTACTGCAATTGGTCTAAATCCCAAACATAGTACATTTAAGTTGTGACAACCAACTTATTACAATTTTATTAGTAAGAAATAACAATAATCTTTGTTGTCTTTAAAACCATAAGGAATGTCATAACTAACTGGAGCCAACAAACACAACTATATTTTTAGAAGTTTaacaattttaaagaatatatatatacaagcatgttttcaaatttgtaGAAGGCAAACACATCTAAagcagaaaaataaacaaatcaagTAAGAGAATGAAGCTTCAGTTGTTATGTCTTGCTTTGGTATTCATTGTCGTTGAAACTAATGCAGCAAAGCAAGGAAAGAATGCAACAATCCATGCACTAATAGTTTTTGGAGATTCAATTATGGATACTGGTAATAACAATAGACTCCCAACTCTTTTGAAGTGCAATTTTCCTCCCTATGGCAAGGATTTTCCCGGCGGCTTGGCCACGGGAAGATTTTCTGATGGAAGAGTTCCCTCTGATCTCATTGGTAACTATTTgaagtattttttatatttgtttatagaaAATCTTATAGCTATTTTTATATCATGATACATTTGTTTTCACCAATTTTCTTTCAGCGGAAAAGTTAGGAATAGCCAAGTCACTACCAGCATTTATGAACCCGAATTTGAAGCCCCAAGATCTTCTTAAGGGTGTAACATTTGCATCTGGAGGAACTGGTTACGATCCATTAACGGCTAAGATTATGGtatgttataatatattttgtcgTCAGCGCTTGttacattttataattaattgatacattttctattattttgttCTTTTGCAGTCCGTGATATCAGTCTGGGATCAACTAACATATTTCAAGCGATATATATCAACGATCAAACAACATTTTGGAGAGAAAAAAGCTCAAGATATCTTGGACAATAGTTTTTTTGTTGTGTGTTCCAGTAGCAATGACCTCGCTCACACTTTCATGGCTCAATCTCATAAATATGACCCTACCTCATATGCTAATTTCTTGGCTGACTCAGCAGTCAAATTCGTAAGAGTGAGTATTTTAAACTGATTTATATACAAACATAAATCAAACAATATAAACTGATATCTAACactaattatatatcatatgtaTAATACTTAGGAATTACATAAGCTTGGAGCTAAAAAGATCGGAGTTTTTAGCGCAGTACCGGTTGGATGTGTACCACTTCAAAGAACAGTGTTTGGAGGCATGTTTACAAGAGGATGTGTAAAATCTTTAAACA
This genomic stretch from Brassica napus cultivar Da-Ae chromosome C9, Da-Ae, whole genome shotgun sequence harbors:
- the LOC106417097 gene encoding GDSL esterase/lipase At1g59030 isoform X1, encoding MKLQLLCLALVFIVVETNAAKQGKNATIHALIVFGDSIMDTGNNNRLPTLLKCNFPPYGKDFPGGLATGRFSDGRVPSDLIAEKLGIAKSLPAFMNPNLKPQDLLKGVTFASGGTGYDPLTAKIMSVISVWDQLTYFKRYISTIKQHFGEKKAQDILDNSFFVVCSSSNDLAHTFMAQSHKYDPTSYANFLADSAVKFVRELHKLGAKKIGVFSAVPVGCVPLQRTVFGGMFTRGCVKSLNNMAKQFNARLSPALESLDKELDGVILYIDVYDTLFDMIQHPSKYGFEVADRGCCGRGSLAISYMCNSLNPFTCSNSSAYIFWDSYHPTERAYQVMVDNLLDKYLSKIY
- the LOC106417097 gene encoding GDSL esterase/lipase At1g59030 isoform X2, translated to MKLQLLCLALVFIVVETNAAKQGKNATIHALIVFGDSIMDTGNNNRLPTLLKCNFPPYGKDFPGGLATGRFSDGRVPSDLIAEKLGIAKSLPAFMNPNLKPQDLLKGVTFASGGTGYDPLTAKIMSVISVWDQLTYFKRYISTIKQHFGEKKAQDILDNSFFVVCSSSNDLAHTFMAQSHKYDPTSYANFLADSAVKFVRELHKLGAKKIGVFSAVPVGCVPLQRTVFGGMFTRGCVKSLNNMAKQFNARLSPALESLDKELDGVILYIDVYDTLFDMIQHPSKYGCCGRGSLAISYMCNSLNPFTCSNSSAYIFWDSYHPTERAYQVMVDNLLDKYLSKIY
- the LOC106417097 gene encoding GDSL esterase/lipase At3g43570 isoform X3 codes for the protein MKLQLLCLALVFIVVETNAAKQGKNATIHALIVFGDSIMDTGNNNRLPTLLKCNFPPYGKDFPGGLATGRFSDGRVPSDLIAEKLGIAKSLPAFMNPNLKPQDLLKGVTFASGGTGYDPLTAKIMSVISVWDQLTYFKRYISTIKQHFGEKKAQDILDNSFFVVCSSSNDLAHTFMAQSHKYDPTSYANFLADSAVKFVRELHKLGAKKIGVFSAVPVGCVPLQRTVFGDKELDGVILYIDVYDTLFDMIQHPSKYGFEVADRGCCGRGSLAISYMCNSLNPFTCSNSSAYIFWDSYHPTERAYQVMVDNLLDKYLSKIY